One genomic segment of Amycolatopsis sp. WQ 127309 includes these proteins:
- a CDS encoding SDR family oxidoreductase: MDITGNTLFIPGATSGIGLALALALRERGNTVIVGGRRTDRLEKIAAEHPGIGTVRIDTTDAASIQAAAKDVLARYPELNVLVTMAGVMRVEDWHRPESFLESAEEVVTTNVLGPIRLIAAFVEHLRSRPDATIVTVSSGLAFTPLKVTPSYNASKAAIHMLSESLRLQLADTTVDVLELVPPSVRTDLLPGQAESDHAMPLDEFVTEVMTLLETRPEAKEIQVERVKFLRYGEARGDYDQVVAALNQADPH, from the coding sequence ATGGACATCACCGGAAACACCCTCTTCATCCCCGGCGCCACCAGCGGTATCGGGCTGGCGCTCGCGCTCGCCCTCCGGGAGCGGGGCAACACCGTGATCGTCGGCGGCCGGCGCACCGACCGGCTGGAGAAGATCGCCGCCGAGCACCCCGGCATCGGCACCGTGCGGATCGACACCACCGACGCCGCGAGCATCCAGGCCGCCGCGAAGGACGTGCTCGCCCGCTACCCCGAGCTGAACGTGCTCGTCACCATGGCCGGCGTGATGCGCGTCGAGGACTGGCACCGGCCGGAGTCGTTCCTGGAGTCGGCCGAAGAGGTCGTGACGACCAACGTGCTCGGCCCGATCCGGCTGATCGCCGCGTTCGTCGAGCACCTGCGGAGCCGGCCGGACGCCACCATCGTGACCGTCTCGTCCGGACTGGCCTTCACCCCGCTCAAGGTGACCCCGAGCTACAACGCGTCCAAGGCGGCGATCCACATGCTCAGCGAGTCCCTGCGGCTGCAGCTGGCCGACACCACCGTGGACGTGCTGGAGCTCGTGCCGCCGTCGGTGCGGACGGACTTGCTGCCGGGCCAGGCCGAGAGCGACCACGCCATGCCGCTCGACGAGTTCGTCACCGAGGTCATGACGCTCCTGGAGACCCGGCCGGAGGCGAAGGAGATCCAGGTCGAGCGCGTCAAGTTCCTCCGCTACGGCGAAGCCCGCGGCGACTACGACCAGGTCGTCGCGGCGCTCAACCAGGCCGATCCCCACTGA
- a CDS encoding VOC family protein, with product MRSRLLAVAFEADDPAEPARFWAGLLGREVVEDGGGVLLPGGDAQLGLRFVPGRAGRLGANRMHLHLTSADLDDQRYTVDTAIGLGGRHVDVGQRPEERHVVLGDPAGYEFCVIEPGNDYLAGCGPLGELTCAGTRQAGRFWSEALGWPLVWDQGEQTAIQSPRGGTKLAWDTWDGTPVEPNRQRFELLPADGDQRAAVDELISLGAARLGVRDDGTVVLADPDGTEFRVLSGDRPG from the coding sequence ATGCGTTCACGACTGCTGGCGGTGGCCTTCGAGGCGGACGACCCGGCTGAACCGGCCCGGTTCTGGGCCGGGCTGCTCGGCCGGGAGGTCGTCGAGGACGGCGGCGGTGTGCTGCTCCCGGGTGGGGACGCCCAGCTCGGCCTGCGGTTCGTCCCGGGCCGCGCCGGCCGGCTCGGCGCGAACCGGATGCACCTGCACCTGACCAGCGCCGACCTCGACGACCAGCGGTACACGGTGGACACGGCGATCGGGCTCGGTGGCCGTCACGTCGACGTCGGGCAGCGACCCGAGGAGCGGCACGTCGTCCTGGGTGACCCGGCCGGTTACGAGTTCTGCGTGATCGAGCCCGGCAACGACTACCTCGCCGGGTGCGGCCCGCTCGGTGAGCTCACCTGTGCCGGTACCCGGCAGGCCGGGCGGTTCTGGAGCGAGGCGCTGGGCTGGCCCCTGGTGTGGGACCAGGGCGAGCAGACCGCGATCCAGTCACCGCGCGGCGGCACGAAACTCGCGTGGGACACCTGGGACGGCACGCCCGTGGAGCCGAACCGGCAGCGCTTCGAGCTGCTCCCGGCGGACGGCGACCAGCGAGCGGCGGTCGACGAGCTGATCTCCCTCGGCGCCGCGCGGCTCGGCGTCCGCGACGACGGCACCGTCGTGCTGGCGGATCCGGACGGCACCGAGTTCCGCGTGCTCAGTGGGGATCGGCCTGGTTGA
- a CDS encoding NAD(P)/FAD-dependent oxidoreductase, with protein MAGESGVIVVGGGLAGLSAAARLHRAGIGTTVLEAGDDVGGRVRTDVVDGFRLDRGFQVLLPAYPAVRRLVDVKALRPKPFTRGTIAVTETGRRWLAGPWHGLPAVGGAAAFAVGHPGDAARMAALAARDLLAPDATVRADTGRSTAEELRRWGLSAATVEQVLRPFLAGVFLDPSLGTSARMFHLLWRSFLRGGGVLPAEGMQALPRQLAGGLPPGTVRTGVEVAEITADGVRTGDGEHLPARAVIVATDGDTAARLLPGVEAPAWHAVTTFYYRAATTPLRSPTLLVDGLDELLLNTAVLSEVAPGYAPGGSALISASVPDRADPGLEPQVRRRLARIYGTGTGGWDLLAAYALPRALPVFGPGAPLRRPVRLAPGRYVCGDHRDTPSVQGALVSGQRAAAALLADLTG; from the coding sequence GTGGCCGGAGAATCGGGTGTGATCGTCGTTGGGGGTGGGCTGGCGGGGCTGAGCGCCGCCGCGCGGCTGCACCGGGCCGGGATCGGGACCACCGTGCTGGAGGCGGGCGACGACGTCGGCGGCCGGGTCCGCACCGACGTGGTCGACGGGTTCCGGCTCGACCGCGGGTTCCAGGTCCTGCTGCCCGCGTACCCCGCGGTGCGGCGGCTGGTCGACGTGAAAGCGTTGCGGCCCAAGCCGTTCACCCGCGGCACGATCGCCGTGACCGAAACGGGCCGCCGGTGGCTGGCGGGTCCGTGGCACGGGCTGCCCGCGGTGGGCGGGGCCGCCGCGTTCGCCGTCGGCCACCCCGGTGACGCCGCGCGGATGGCGGCCCTGGCCGCCCGGGACCTGCTGGCGCCGGACGCGACCGTCCGGGCCGACACCGGCCGAAGCACCGCCGAGGAGCTGCGGCGCTGGGGCTTGAGCGCGGCCACGGTCGAGCAGGTGCTGCGGCCGTTCCTCGCGGGGGTGTTCCTCGACCCGTCGTTGGGGACGTCCGCGCGGATGTTCCACCTGCTGTGGCGCAGTTTCCTGCGTGGCGGCGGGGTACTGCCGGCCGAGGGCATGCAGGCCCTGCCGCGTCAGCTGGCCGGCGGCCTGCCGCCCGGCACGGTCCGCACCGGCGTCGAGGTCGCCGAGATCACCGCCGACGGCGTCCGCACGGGCGACGGCGAGCACCTGCCCGCGAGGGCCGTGATCGTGGCGACCGACGGCGACACCGCCGCCCGGCTCCTGCCCGGCGTCGAGGCGCCCGCCTGGCACGCGGTGACGACGTTCTACTACCGCGCCGCGACGACGCCGTTGCGGTCGCCGACGCTGCTGGTCGACGGGCTCGACGAGCTGCTGCTCAACACCGCGGTGCTCAGCGAGGTCGCCCCGGGGTACGCCCCGGGCGGCTCGGCGCTGATCTCCGCGTCGGTGCCCGATCGCGCCGACCCCGGCTTGGAGCCGCAGGTCAGGCGCAGACTGGCCCGGATCTACGGCACCGGGACCGGCGGCTGGGACCTGCTGGCCGCCTACGCGCTGCCTCGGGCGTTGCCGGTGTTCGGGCCCGGTGCGCCGCTGCGACGTCCGGTGCGGCTCGCCCCCGGCCGGTACGTCTGCGGCGACCACCGCGACACGCCGTCGGTGCAGGGAGCGCTGGTGTCCGGGCAACGCGCGGCGGCGGCGCTGCTGGCCGACTTGACCGGCTGA
- a CDS encoding AraC family transcriptional regulator, translating to MEYVGQVPAPPLDRFVDDVYYQTGVPGHRLMTVPPMPSAHLFLNLGAPVRLYDSDPSVPPAVVADGWFMGMWTRRFRVEFPARVRLVGVHFKPWGLSPFVGVPASELRDRWVPVDAVWHRSLDRIRDRLGELASARETLRVVEEELRARLAEAPARGLDLVRHTGGRLATSHGAVPVGALTEAAGVSGNHLAAQFKAHVGITPKRVARIYRFARLILSVDALGPAGWADLAHRVGYFDQAHFGKEFKDFTGHTPTEFLALRRRFPAEGPFPPMPAE from the coding sequence ATGGAGTACGTCGGCCAGGTGCCCGCCCCGCCGCTCGACCGGTTCGTCGACGACGTCTACTACCAGACCGGCGTGCCGGGCCACCGGCTGATGACCGTCCCGCCGATGCCGTCGGCGCACCTGTTCCTCAACCTGGGCGCGCCCGTCCGGCTGTACGACTCCGACCCTTCGGTGCCGCCGGCGGTGGTCGCCGACGGGTGGTTCATGGGGATGTGGACCCGGCGCTTCCGCGTCGAGTTCCCCGCGCGGGTGCGGCTCGTGGGGGTGCACTTCAAGCCGTGGGGGCTGTCGCCGTTCGTCGGTGTGCCGGCGAGTGAGCTGCGGGACCGGTGGGTGCCGGTCGACGCCGTCTGGCACCGGTCCCTCGACCGGATCCGTGACCGGCTCGGGGAGCTCGCGTCGGCCCGCGAGACGTTGCGGGTGGTCGAGGAGGAGCTGCGCGCCCGGCTCGCCGAAGCGCCGGCGCGCGGTCTCGACCTGGTCCGGCACACCGGCGGACGGCTGGCGACGTCCCACGGCGCGGTCCCGGTCGGCGCGCTGACCGAGGCCGCCGGGGTGAGCGGCAACCACCTGGCCGCGCAGTTCAAGGCCCACGTCGGGATCACCCCGAAACGGGTGGCGCGGATCTACCGCTTCGCGCGGCTGATCCTCTCGGTGGACGCGCTGGGCCCGGCCGGCTGGGCGGATCTCGCCCACCGCGTCGGCTACTTCGACCAGGCGCACTTCGGCAAGGAGTTCAAGGACTTCACCGGCCACACCCCGACGGAGTTCCTGGCCCTGCGGCGCCGGTTCCCCGCCGAAGGGCCGTTCCCGCCGATGCCCGCCGAGTGA
- a CDS encoding GNAT family N-acetyltransferase: MTEPGPWPPAPIRTERLVLRESEARDRVAFVELFASLEVGSYIGGAQPRDELERTVAAVPGRRFGLFVVDLDGAMIGMITLDRRDAETELGYLFLPAAWGHGYATEACAAALGWFAGARPGEPVALRTQTANVASMRLAAKLGFTEVERYEAYGARQWLGRWSPVRPAGR; this comes from the coding sequence ATGACCGAGCCCGGACCCTGGCCCCCGGCCCCGATCAGGACCGAGCGGCTCGTGCTGCGCGAGTCCGAAGCCCGGGACCGCGTGGCGTTCGTCGAGCTGTTCGCCTCGCTCGAGGTCGGCAGCTACATCGGTGGCGCGCAGCCACGCGACGAGCTGGAGCGCACGGTGGCCGCGGTGCCCGGGCGGCGCTTCGGCCTCTTCGTGGTCGACCTGGACGGCGCAATGATCGGCATGATCACGCTCGACCGGCGTGACGCGGAAACCGAACTGGGCTACCTGTTCCTGCCGGCGGCGTGGGGCCACGGGTACGCCACCGAGGCGTGCGCGGCGGCGCTCGGCTGGTTCGCCGGCGCTCGTCCCGGCGAGCCGGTGGCGCTGCGCACCCAGACCGCCAACGTCGCCTCGATGCGGCTCGCGGCGAAGCTGGGGTTCACCGAGGTGGAGCGGTACGAGGCGTACGGCGCTCGGCAGTGGCTCGGCCGGTGGTCGCCGGTCAGGCCGGCCGGCCGGTGA
- a CDS encoding AfsR/SARP family transcriptional regulator: MTLGEVSAVLRLLGEVAASVDGAPVDLGHPRQRCVLAALVVERGRVVSTDRLAERVWGAAVPLRGRETVHSYISRLRRAVSAVPGVSLVRRSGGYALIADATPLPVDLYVFQDLCARAGADSDDARVVSTLTEALALWHGPALTGLTGDWADAERDRLERARLAAQLDLAETRLRLGEGTELVAGLAALAAGHPYDERIAGLYMTALHRAGRTADALQHYREVHARLSEDLGIDPTAALVDTHRRLLGRDREARPPGGAGKTPARRNCLPRDLPDFTGRAAELARLATSTGDRATVYSVDGMAGVGKTAFAVHAGHLLAGRFPDGVVFVDLQGHSAGKTPLTADEALEVLLGQLGLAATGDAKAQWRAKTAALRLLVVFDNAVDETQVAALLPAGPGLVIVTSRARLPDLAGARPISLAVLPEEEATAFFARLVGTDRAAAEPEAVARIVRLCAGLPLALRLSGARLAHRTAWPIAYLSAQLADARRRLPKLFADREVALAFRMSHEHLPPEDQQLFYALGRHPGADADTAVLAAMTGTPVGRADDALQRLVDVHLAEEAVPGRYRQHDLLRQYARGLSDDPRMTGKMLDHYLAAVTDAAACFEAGGPEAAAAHAWLLAERGNLLAATRCAAAEGYGTHAWQLAISFWHFLERDLGGDPIELLEQSLAAAQETAEGGEGLLSTLLALAHWSAGHTSRAFDLLTASAKQPENTESHAHTLALLGLMHLQRGDHEPAARHAQAAADELAVLARLSPLGLDARIITCWTRGVVRWLNGDYEPALAFLRTAYAGCEELGRFSPNDHVLTALARCLIALGDGEEALGHLRQARDLRQRIGDREGEAEALVLIGTAHRAAGRAHDALGPQRAAVTMLDDDVRLQACARIELGRTLLALGNGTEAVEQFTIVVRGEHLHERAQAHAELARTGDDPSAARDHERAAADIAARLDLDRPKSLPHLRPAGW, encoded by the coding sequence GTGACGCTCGGGGAGGTGAGTGCGGTGCTGCGGTTGCTGGGGGAGGTGGCCGCGTCCGTCGACGGCGCTCCGGTGGACCTCGGGCACCCGCGGCAGCGGTGCGTGCTGGCCGCGCTGGTCGTCGAGCGCGGCCGGGTCGTGTCGACCGACCGGCTCGCCGAGCGGGTGTGGGGCGCCGCGGTGCCGTTGCGCGGCCGCGAAACCGTGCACAGCTACATCTCCCGGCTGCGCCGCGCCGTGAGCGCGGTGCCGGGGGTGAGCCTCGTCCGCCGGTCCGGCGGCTACGCGCTGATCGCCGACGCCACGCCGCTCCCGGTCGACCTGTACGTTTTCCAGGACCTCTGCGCGCGGGCCGGCGCGGACAGCGACGACGCGCGCGTGGTCTCGACCCTCACCGAGGCGCTGGCGTTGTGGCACGGACCGGCGTTGACCGGCCTGACCGGCGACTGGGCCGACGCCGAGCGCGACCGGCTGGAGCGGGCCCGGCTGGCGGCCCAGCTCGACCTGGCCGAGACGCGGCTGCGGCTGGGCGAAGGCACCGAGCTGGTCGCCGGGCTCGCCGCCCTGGCCGCCGGGCACCCGTACGACGAGCGCATCGCCGGCCTGTACATGACGGCCCTGCACCGGGCCGGGCGGACGGCCGACGCCCTCCAGCACTACCGGGAGGTCCACGCCCGGTTGTCCGAGGACCTGGGCATCGACCCGACCGCCGCGCTGGTGGACACGCACCGGCGGCTGCTGGGGCGGGATCGCGAAGCGCGTCCGCCCGGCGGTGCAGGAAAGACCCCGGCCCGCCGCAACTGCCTGCCCCGCGATCTCCCGGACTTCACCGGGCGGGCCGCCGAGCTCGCCCGCTTGGCGACGTCGACCGGCGACCGGGCCACCGTCTACTCGGTCGACGGGATGGCCGGGGTCGGCAAGACGGCGTTCGCCGTCCACGCCGGGCACCTGCTGGCCGGCCGCTTTCCCGACGGCGTCGTCTTCGTGGACCTGCAGGGGCACAGCGCGGGGAAGACGCCGCTGACCGCGGACGAGGCGCTGGAGGTGCTGCTGGGCCAGCTGGGCCTCGCGGCGACCGGCGACGCCAAAGCGCAGTGGCGGGCGAAGACCGCGGCGCTGCGGCTGCTGGTCGTGTTCGACAACGCCGTGGACGAGACGCAGGTGGCCGCGCTGCTGCCCGCCGGTCCCGGCCTGGTGATCGTGACGAGCCGGGCCCGGCTGCCGGACCTCGCCGGGGCGCGGCCGATCTCCCTGGCCGTCCTGCCGGAGGAAGAAGCCACGGCATTCTTCGCCCGGCTGGTGGGCACCGACCGGGCGGCCGCCGAACCCGAGGCCGTGGCGCGCATCGTCCGCCTGTGCGCGGGCCTGCCGCTCGCGCTGCGGCTGTCCGGCGCCCGGCTCGCGCACCGCACCGCCTGGCCGATCGCGTACCTGTCCGCGCAGCTGGCCGACGCGCGCCGGCGGCTGCCGAAGCTGTTCGCCGACCGCGAGGTGGCGCTGGCGTTCCGGATGTCCCACGAGCACCTGCCCCCGGAGGACCAGCAGCTCTTCTACGCGCTGGGCCGCCACCCCGGCGCCGACGCGGACACCGCCGTTCTCGCGGCGATGACCGGCACGCCGGTGGGGCGGGCCGACGACGCCCTGCAGCGGCTGGTCGACGTCCACCTGGCCGAGGAGGCCGTGCCCGGCCGGTACCGCCAGCACGACCTGCTGCGGCAATACGCGCGCGGGCTGTCCGACGACCCGCGGATGACCGGGAAGATGCTCGACCACTACCTGGCGGCCGTCACCGACGCCGCGGCCTGCTTCGAGGCCGGCGGCCCGGAAGCGGCGGCGGCGCACGCCTGGCTGCTGGCCGAGCGCGGCAACCTCCTGGCCGCGACGCGCTGCGCCGCGGCCGAGGGTTACGGCACCCACGCCTGGCAGCTGGCCATCTCCTTCTGGCACTTCCTGGAGCGCGACCTCGGCGGCGACCCGATCGAACTGCTGGAGCAGAGCCTGGCCGCGGCGCAGGAGACGGCCGAGGGCGGCGAGGGCCTGCTGAGCACGCTGCTGGCGCTGGCCCACTGGTCCGCCGGCCACACCTCGCGGGCCTTCGACCTGCTGACGGCGTCGGCGAAGCAGCCGGAGAACACCGAGTCCCACGCGCACACCCTCGCCCTGCTCGGCTTGATGCACCTGCAACGCGGCGACCACGAGCCGGCGGCGCGGCACGCGCAGGCGGCGGCCGATGAGCTGGCCGTCCTCGCGCGCCTGTCCCCGCTCGGCCTCGACGCGCGGATCATCACCTGCTGGACCCGCGGCGTCGTCCGCTGGCTGAACGGCGACTACGAGCCGGCGCTGGCCTTCCTGCGCACGGCCTACGCCGGCTGCGAAGAGCTGGGCCGGTTCAGCCCCAACGACCACGTGCTCACCGCGCTGGCCCGGTGCCTCATCGCGCTCGGCGACGGCGAGGAGGCCCTCGGCCACCTCCGCCAGGCCCGTGACCTGCGGCAGCGGATCGGCGACCGGGAAGGCGAAGCCGAGGCCTTGGTGCTCATCGGCACGGCCCACCGCGCGGCGGGACGCGCCCACGACGCCCTGGGGCCGCAGCGCGCCGCGGTGACCATGCTCGACGACGACGTCCGCCTCCAGGCCTGCGCCCGGATCGAGCTGGGCCGGACCCTTCTCGCGCTGGGCAACGGAACCGAGGCCGTCGAGCAGTTCACGATCGTGGTCCGGGGCGAGCACCTCCACGAACGAGCCCAGGCCCACGCCGAACTCGCCCGCACCGGCGACGACCCGTCAGCGGCGCGGGACCACGAGCGGGCCGCCGCGGACATCGCCGCCCGGCTCGACCTGGACCGGCCGAAGTCGTTGCCCCACCTACGCCCCGCCGGCTGGTGA
- a CDS encoding TetR/AcrR family transcriptional regulator: MTEAPKPRRLTPKGRATRDRIIEAATELIARHGVAGTGIEDVRAAAGVSGSQLYHYFDGKQALIRAVITRQADSGLPRISALDSFEALRAWADAGIERQRENGCRSDCNLGALAGELSVSDEESRTDLADGFLRWKDLLLEGLRAMRDRGELRADADLDELAFSLLAALQGGVLLSQTMLHVRPLEASMNAALAYIHSFATSAR, translated from the coding sequence GTGACCGAAGCGCCGAAACCGCGTCGCCTGACCCCGAAGGGCCGCGCCACCAGGGACCGCATCATCGAAGCCGCGACCGAGCTCATCGCCCGCCACGGCGTGGCCGGCACCGGGATCGAGGACGTGCGGGCGGCGGCCGGCGTGAGCGGTTCGCAGCTCTACCACTACTTCGACGGCAAGCAGGCGCTGATCCGGGCCGTCATCACCCGGCAGGCGGACTCGGGCCTGCCGCGGATCTCGGCGCTCGACAGCTTCGAGGCGCTGCGCGCCTGGGCCGACGCCGGGATCGAGCGGCAGCGCGAGAACGGCTGCCGCAGCGACTGCAACCTCGGCGCCCTGGCCGGCGAGCTGAGCGTCAGCGACGAGGAGTCCCGGACCGACCTGGCCGACGGCTTCCTCCGCTGGAAGGACCTCCTGCTGGAGGGCCTGCGCGCGATGCGCGACCGCGGCGAGCTGCGGGCCGACGCCGACCTCGACGAGCTCGCGTTCTCGCTGCTCGCCGCCCTGCAGGGCGGGGTCCTGCTCTCGCAGACCATGCTCCACGTGCGCCCGCTCGAAGCGTCGATGAACGCCGCGCTGGCCTACATCCACTCGTTCGCCACGAGCGCCCGGTGA
- a CDS encoding LysR family transcriptional regulator, giving the protein MSLRQYEYALAVADEGSVTAAAERLRVAQPSVSQQIRGLERELGVQLFARTPSGLVPTVVGRAFLREAQVAVNASRRARATARAGADELVGELTVAVQLGFGTWQLPGALGALRRRFPRLEVTVFEEPSSAELDRLGRRGVLDLALMAACEQTPDDAHHLGDEEFVVVLGAGHPRLAADRVELSGLAGEPWVRFDRDGALDAVLLNVLRDNDLTPSAVARVSQTATAVRWAAAGLGVTLVPASAVPEGHAHLVRPVFPAVTQPVVAVLRKGPGPAETALLELLRRETWSHSSAPVS; this is encoded by the coding sequence GTGAGCCTCCGGCAGTACGAGTACGCCCTGGCCGTGGCCGACGAGGGTTCGGTGACGGCGGCGGCGGAACGGCTGCGCGTCGCCCAGCCTTCGGTGTCGCAGCAGATCCGCGGCTTGGAGCGGGAGCTCGGCGTGCAGTTGTTCGCCCGCACGCCGTCCGGCCTGGTGCCCACGGTGGTCGGCCGCGCGTTCCTGCGGGAGGCCCAGGTCGCGGTGAACGCGTCGCGGCGGGCGCGGGCGACGGCCCGGGCCGGGGCCGACGAGCTGGTCGGCGAGCTGACGGTCGCGGTGCAGCTGGGTTTCGGCACCTGGCAGCTGCCGGGCGCGCTGGGCGCGTTGCGCCGCCGCTTCCCGCGGCTGGAGGTCACCGTCTTCGAGGAGCCGAGCTCCGCCGAGCTGGACCGGCTGGGCCGCCGGGGCGTGCTGGACCTCGCCCTGATGGCGGCCTGCGAGCAGACCCCCGACGACGCCCACCACCTCGGCGACGAGGAGTTCGTCGTGGTGCTGGGCGCCGGGCACCCGCGGCTCGCCGCGGACCGGGTCGAGCTGAGCGGGCTGGCGGGGGAGCCGTGGGTGCGCTTCGACCGGGACGGCGCGCTCGACGCCGTGCTGCTGAACGTGTTGCGGGACAACGACTTGACGCCGAGCGCGGTCGCCCGGGTGTCCCAGACGGCGACGGCCGTGCGCTGGGCCGCCGCCGGGCTGGGCGTGACGCTCGTCCCGGCCTCGGCGGTGCCCGAGGGCCACGCGCACCTCGTCCGCCCGGTCTTCCCGGCCGTGACCCAGCCCGTCGTCGCCGTTCTCCGGAAAGGCCCGGGACCGGCGGAAACGGCGTTGCTCGAACTGCTGCGCCGGGAAACCTGGTCGCATTCTTCTGCGCCGGTGTCCTGA
- a CDS encoding oxidoreductase translates to MTTIGNGSGARELAGKRALVTGGTRGIGAAVVRQFLDAGAEVLTTARSATSTAPEGAAFVAADVRTRAGAEALAAAAEEVLGGVDVLVHNAGGARPHADSSAITDEEWQDALDLNYLASVRLDALLLPGMRDRRAGTIVHVSSAAVLTPVGPFLHYTAAKAALENYSRGLALELAPLGIRVNTVSPGRTATPGGEATREQWASLSVAPAETNAGDTTPLGRDGRPEDIAEAVLFLASDRASWLTGRNLIVDGGEFPMG, encoded by the coding sequence ATGACCACGATCGGAAACGGATCGGGAGCGCGGGAACTCGCGGGAAAACGAGCACTGGTCACGGGTGGCACTCGCGGCATCGGCGCGGCCGTCGTGCGGCAGTTCCTGGACGCGGGCGCCGAGGTGCTCACGACCGCCCGCTCGGCGACGAGCACGGCGCCGGAGGGAGCCGCCTTCGTGGCGGCCGACGTGCGGACACGGGCCGGTGCGGAAGCACTCGCCGCGGCCGCGGAGGAGGTGCTCGGCGGGGTGGACGTCCTGGTCCACAACGCGGGCGGAGCGCGACCGCACGCGGACTCGTCGGCCATCACCGACGAGGAGTGGCAGGACGCGCTGGACCTGAACTACCTGGCTTCGGTCCGGCTGGATGCGTTGCTGCTGCCGGGAATGCGGGACCGGCGCGCGGGGACGATCGTGCACGTCTCCTCGGCCGCGGTGCTCACCCCGGTCGGGCCGTTCCTGCACTACACGGCGGCGAAGGCGGCGCTGGAGAACTACAGCCGGGGCCTGGCACTGGAACTGGCCCCGCTCGGCATCCGCGTCAACACCGTTTCCCCGGGCCGCACCGCCACTCCCGGCGGTGAAGCGACGCGGGAGCAGTGGGCGAGCCTGAGCGTGGCGCCGGCCGAGACCAACGCCGGCGACACCACACCGCTGGGGCGCGACGGCCGGCCCGAAGACATCGCCGAGGCGGTGCTGTTCCTCGCGTCCGACCGGGCGAGCTGGCTGACCGGCCGGAACCTCATCGTCGATGGCGGGGAATTCCCGATGGGCTGA
- a CDS encoding dihydrofolate reductase family protein — MGTVIMQNVVSVDGFIADERDDVGPLHEWYFSGDTPITETSPDEEFDHSGTGGGFRVSSASAPYVRAMWESIGVIVMGRTLFDLVNGWEGKPPAGEHVVVVSHRPKPEGWHPEASYHFADGAKAAIAKAQELAGDRTIAVNAGEAGSRIFAAGLVDEVAMDVVPVVFGSGKRFFAGIEGQQLLEDPHLVIQGDRVLHLKFKVRRSPAGGA; from the coding sequence GTGGGCACGGTGATCATGCAGAACGTGGTGTCGGTGGACGGCTTCATCGCCGACGAGCGCGACGACGTCGGCCCGCTGCACGAGTGGTACTTCTCCGGCGACACCCCGATCACCGAGACGTCACCCGACGAGGAGTTCGACCATTCCGGGACGGGCGGCGGCTTCCGGGTCTCGAGCGCGTCGGCGCCCTACGTCCGGGCGATGTGGGAGAGCATCGGCGTGATCGTCATGGGCCGCACGCTGTTCGACCTGGTGAACGGCTGGGAGGGGAAGCCGCCCGCGGGCGAGCACGTGGTCGTCGTCTCCCACCGGCCCAAGCCGGAAGGCTGGCACCCCGAGGCGTCCTACCACTTCGCCGACGGCGCGAAGGCGGCGATCGCCAAGGCCCAGGAGCTGGCCGGGGACCGGACGATCGCGGTGAACGCGGGCGAGGCGGGCAGCCGGATCTTCGCGGCCGGGCTCGTGGACGAGGTGGCGATGGACGTCGTGCCGGTGGTGTTCGGGTCGGGCAAACGCTTCTTCGCCGGCATCGAGGGACAGCAGCTGCTGGAGGATCCGCACCTGGTCATCCAGGGCGACCGGGTGCTGCACCTGAAGTTCAAGGTGCGCCGCTCACCAGCCGGCGGGGCGTAG